Proteins encoded by one window of Arachis ipaensis cultivar K30076 chromosome B04, Araip1.1, whole genome shotgun sequence:
- the LOC107638664 gene encoding 1-aminocyclopropane-1-carboxylate oxidase yields the protein MAENFPIVDMSKLNTEERASAMEMIKDACENWGFFELINHPISIELMDKVEKLTKEHYKKCMELRFKEMVASKGLESAQSEINDLDWESTFFLRHLPTSNISEIPDLPQHYREAMKEFAKELEKLAELLLDLLCENLGLEKGYLKKVFHGSKGPNFGTKVSNYPPCPKPELIKGLRAHTDAGGIILLFQDDKVSGLQLLKDDKWIDVPPMRHSIVINLGDQLEVITNGKYKSVMHRVIAQTDGTRMSLASFYNPGNDALISPAPALVKELDETSQVYPKFVFDDYMKLYVGLKFQAKEPRFEAMKAMEASSNVSLGPIATV from the exons ATGGCGGAGAACTTTCCCATTGTTGACATGTCAAAGCTTAACACGGAAGAGAGAGCATCAGCCATGGAGATGATCAAAGATGCTTGTGAGAACTGGGGTTTCTTTGAG TTGATAAATCACCCAATATCCATTGAGTTGATGGACAAAGTGGAGAAGCTCACAAAAGAACACTACAAAAAGTGTATGGAGCTGAGGTTCAAAGAAATGGTGGCAAGCAAAGGCTTGGAGTCTGCTCAGTCTGAAATCAATGACTTAGATTGGGAAAGCACTTTCTTCTTGCGCCATCTTCCTACCTCCAACATTTCTGAGATCCCTGATCTTCCACAACATTATAG AGAAGCAATGAAGGAGTTTGCAAAGGAACTAGAGAAACTGGCAGAACTGCTTCTTGATTTGTTGTGTGAGAATCTTGGGCTTGAGAAAGGGTACCTGAAGAAGGTGTTTCATGGGTCAAAGGGCCCAAACTTTGGGACAAAAGTTAGTAACTACCCTCCATGCCCAAAGCCCGAGCTCATAAAGGGCCTTAGAGCCCACACAGATGCTGGGGGCATCATCCTTCTcttccaagatgacaaagtcagTGGTCTTCAGCTTCTCAAAGATGACAAATGGATTGATGTCCCACCCATGCGCCACTCCATTGTCATCAACCTTGGAGATCAACTTGag gtGATAACAAATGGGAAGTACAAGAGTGTGATGCACCGAGTGATAGCTCAAACAGATGGAACAAGAATGTCATTAGCATCATTCTATAATCCAGGGAATGATGCTTTGATTTCTCCAGCACCTGCTTTGGTGAAGGAATTAGATGAGACAAGCCAAGTTTACCCAAAATTTGTTTTTGATGATTACATGAAGCTCTATGTTGGTCTCAAGTTCCAAGCTAAGGAGCCTAGGTTTGAAGCCATGAAGGCCATGGAAGCATCATCCAACGTTAGCTTGGGTCCCATTGCAACTGTCTGA
- the LOC107638665 gene encoding probable tyrosine-protein phosphatase At1g05000, with amino-acid sequence MKLDSTNGDTKPSGSFTEGGGAADDDDVLVPPLNFAVVDNGIFRSGFPEPANFGFLKSLHLRSVVCLCPEPYPEPNSEFLKSHGIRLFQFGIDGCKEPFVNIPEDTIREALKVVLDVRNHPVLIHCKRGKHRTGCLVGCLRRLQRWCLSSVFDEYQRFAAAKARVSDQRFIELFDISCLKHYPLSFSCSRK; translated from the exons ATGAAACTCGATAGCACTAATGGCGACACGAAACCTTCCGGATCCTTCACCGAAGGCGGCGGTGCTGCTGATGACGACGACGTGCTGGTGCCTCCGCTGAACTTCGCCGTGGTGGACAACGGCATTTTCCGCTCTGGTTTTCCCGAACCCGCCAACTTCGGGTTCCTGAAATCGCTCCACCTCCGTTCCGTTGT ATGTTTGTGCCCCGAGCCCTATCCGGAACCCAATTCAGAGTTTCTGAAGTCTCATGGAATTAGGCTTTTCCAATTCGGGATCGATGGCTGTAAG GAACCCTTTGTCAACATCCCAGAGGATACTATTCGAGAAGCTTTGAAAGTAGTCCTAG ATGTTAGAAACCACCCCGTGCTTATTCATTGTAAACGAGGGAAG CACCGCACTGGTTGTTTGGTAGGATGCTTAAGAAGATTGCAGAGATGGTGTTTGTCATCTGTTTTTGATGAGTACCAAAGGTTTGCAGCAGCCAAAGCCAGAGTGTCAGACCAGAGGTTCATAGAATTATTCGACATTTCTTGTTTGAAGCACTACCCATTATCATTTTCATGCTCAAGGAAATAG